TGTGCTGGTCGCCGGCCAGCGCGGCTGAGGCCGTTGGCGTGTCGCGGGCCACCGTGTACAAATGGCTGCGCCGTTATCGGGAGTTGGGCGAGCCGGGTTTGGTGGACCGGCCCTCGCGGCCGCACCATTGTCCGCACGCGCTGGCCGAGCCGACGGTGGCCCGGATTCTGCAGGCTCGCCGGCGCTGGCGCCAAGGGCCGCATCGCCTTGGTCCACGGTTGCGGTTGCCGCGCTCGACCGTCTATGGCGTCTTGCGTCGGCATGGCGTCTCGCGGTTGGCGGATGCTGACCGCCCCACCGGCATTCCGATCCGCTACGTGCGGGAACGTCCCGGCGAATTGCTGCACCTCGACTCCAAGAAGCTGGGTCAGATCCCGGCGGGTGGTGGCCATCGATTCCTGGGTCGCGGCGGGGCCCGCGGCAGTCGGCAGAAAGAGGGTCGCGGGTACGACTATCTGCACGTGGCCGTGGACGACTGCTCGCGCGTCGCCTTTGTCCAGCTGGCGGCGGACGAAACGGGCCCGACCGCGGCCC
The nucleotide sequence above comes from Candidatus Dormiibacterota bacterium. Encoded proteins:
- a CDS encoding IS481 family transposase translates to MQHRPRLTPFGRLLLVQRVRELCWSPASAAEAVGVSRATVYKWLRRYRELGEPGLVDRPSRPHHCPHALAEPTVARILQARRRWRQGPHRLGPRLRLPRSTVYGVLRRHGVSRLADADRPTGIPIRYVRERPGELLHLDSKKLGQIPAGGGHRFLGRGGARGSRQKEGRGYDYLHVAVDDCSRVAFVQLAADETGPTAARFLLQAASFFAEQGVRIERVLTDRAFAYTVSGEFREAITRLQARHLVTRPYRPQTNGKAERFIRTLLQEWAYARFYGSNQERQRQLPRWVRFYNRYRPHTALGGQAPTSVLVNKADGNY